One genomic window of Psychrobacter cibarius includes the following:
- a CDS encoding cold-shock protein gives MSDKVEGTVKWFNEAKGFGFIAQDNGGQDVFAHYSAIQGGGFKTLAEGQKVSFILGDGKKGPQAEQIEAI, from the coding sequence ATGTCAGATAAAGTTGAAGGCACTGTAAAGTGGTTTAATGAAGCTAAAGGTTTTGGTTTTATCGCTCAAGACAATGGCGGACAAGACGTATTCGCTCACTACAGCGCTATCCAAGGTGGTGGTTTCAAAACTCTAGCCGAAGGCCAAAAAGTGTCTTTCATCTTAGGTGATGGCAAAAAAGGCCCACAAGCCGAGCAAATCGAAGCTATCTAA
- the ilvN gene encoding acetolactate synthase small subunit encodes MQQQHLISVLMENEAGSLSRVVGLFSQRGYNIETLNVAPTDDSSISRLTLTTITSPEKIEQITKQLHKLIEVVKVLNLSDTVHVERELMLIKVRATGGVREEIKRSADIFRAQIVDVNANLYTIQIVGDKAKLDGFIDVIGRERIMEVVRSGVIGIARGEKTLSL; translated from the coding sequence ATGCAACAACAACATCTGATTTCGGTATTGATGGAAAACGAAGCGGGTTCGTTGTCGCGAGTGGTCGGTTTGTTCTCTCAACGTGGCTACAACATTGAAACTTTGAACGTTGCGCCAACAGACGATTCGAGTATTTCTCGCTTAACATTGACCACTATTACATCACCTGAAAAAATAGAACAAATCACCAAGCAATTGCATAAATTGATTGAAGTGGTTAAAGTGCTTAATCTATCAGATACCGTACACGTCGAACGTGAGTTGATGCTCATAAAAGTACGGGCGACGGGTGGCGTACGTGAAGAGATTAAACGCAGTGCCGATATTTTCCGTGCACAAATCGTTGATGTAAACGCCAATCTATATACCATTCAAATCGTTGGTGACAAAGCCAAACTTGACGGCTTTATTGATGTGATTGGTCGTGAACGTATTATGGAAGTGGTGCGTTCGGGTGTGATTGGTATTGCACGCGGCGAAAAAACGCTCAGTTTATAA
- a CDS encoding DUF421 domain-containing protein: MKWEAWFSIDWQQVLGISLSAIGFYLGLMLFTRLMGLRSFSKLSSHDFAMTVGIGSILASTVLSDTPSLMQGLFAVAVLFVIQGVISFIRRKFKPLKSLIDNRAIILMAHGEYFSGNLKEANLSTSDVQQVLRKNGIKSKTEVFAVIMETTGDMSVIKNNAVTPDWSLFDDIRDSELLIGSSKNSKS; the protein is encoded by the coding sequence ATGAAGTGGGAGGCATGGTTTTCAATCGATTGGCAGCAAGTGCTGGGTATTTCTCTATCTGCAATCGGTTTTTATTTAGGGTTAATGTTGTTTACAAGATTGATGGGATTGCGAAGTTTCTCCAAGCTCTCAAGCCATGATTTTGCGATGACTGTCGGTATTGGCAGTATACTTGCTTCAACGGTGCTATCAGACACACCGTCATTAATGCAAGGGCTGTTTGCTGTCGCAGTATTGTTTGTGATTCAAGGGGTTATCTCATTTATCAGGCGTAAATTCAAACCGTTAAAATCTCTGATAGACAATCGAGCCATTATATTAATGGCGCATGGCGAGTATTTTAGTGGAAATTTAAAAGAGGCCAATCTTAGTACTAGTGATGTTCAACAGGTTTTGCGCAAGAATGGAATCAAGTCTAAAACGGAAGTATTTGCTGTCATTATGGAAACCACAGGGGATATGAGTGTCATCAAAAATAATGCAGTCACGCCTGACTGGTCATTATTCGATGATATACGCGACAGTGAGTTGCTGATTGGTTCCAGTAAAAACAGTAAGTCGTAG
- a CDS encoding acetolactate synthase 3 large subunit, with the protein MLSGAEMLVQSLTDEGVKYIFGYPGGAVLHIYDALFQQENIEHVLVRHEQAAGHMADAYSRVTGQTGVVLATSGPGATNTVTAIATAFMDSVPMVVIAGQVPSSLIGEDAFQETDMVGVSRPIVKHSFQVRHASEIPMIVKKAFYIAQSGRPGPVVIDVPKDMTAPSEKFAYAYPEEVFIRSYQPSLKGHSGQIKKAVETLLAAKRPIIYSGGGVVLGNAHKELTNLAHRLNLPVTNTLMGLGAFPGSDSQFLGMLGMHGTYEANMTMHHADVILAVGARFDDRVTNNVKKFCPNATIIHIDIDPTSISKTINAHIPIVGDVKSVLTDILEIVGEDKELDQPALLDWWSQINEWRKRHGLRYDTSTDNGIKPQAVVQALDKVTNSNAIITSDVGQHQMFAALYYTYNEPRQWLNSGGLGTMGVGLPYAMAAKLANPERDVVCITGEGSIQMNIQELSTCLQYNLPVKILNLNNAQLGMVKQWQDMLYEGRHAHSYMNSLPDFVKLAESYGHVGIKITDPATMEAQLAEAMAITDRLVFIDVYVDRNEHVYPMQIAGQAMRDMWLTKGERT; encoded by the coding sequence ATGCTATCTGGTGCTGAGATGTTGGTGCAATCACTGACTGATGAGGGCGTCAAATATATTTTTGGCTATCCAGGTGGTGCGGTTCTTCATATCTATGATGCTTTGTTTCAACAAGAGAATATCGAGCATGTTTTAGTACGTCATGAGCAAGCAGCCGGTCACATGGCAGATGCTTATTCGCGAGTCACAGGGCAGACAGGTGTAGTATTAGCGACGTCAGGTCCAGGTGCTACTAATACCGTAACGGCTATCGCAACAGCGTTTATGGATTCTGTGCCGATGGTGGTTATCGCAGGTCAGGTACCTAGCAGCCTAATTGGGGAAGATGCCTTCCAAGAAACAGATATGGTCGGTGTATCACGTCCTATCGTGAAGCATAGCTTTCAAGTGCGCCACGCTAGCGAAATCCCAATGATTGTCAAAAAAGCCTTTTATATTGCTCAGTCTGGACGCCCAGGTCCTGTAGTGATTGATGTGCCAAAAGATATGACTGCGCCAAGTGAAAAGTTTGCTTACGCTTATCCAGAAGAAGTGTTTATACGTTCGTATCAGCCGTCATTAAAAGGTCATAGTGGTCAGATTAAAAAAGCGGTTGAAACGCTGCTTGCTGCAAAGCGTCCGATTATTTACTCTGGTGGCGGTGTTGTTTTAGGCAATGCGCATAAAGAGCTTACTAATCTTGCGCACCGTTTAAATTTACCAGTAACCAATACCTTAATGGGCTTGGGTGCGTTCCCTGGTTCTGATAGTCAGTTCTTGGGTATGCTCGGTATGCATGGCACGTATGAAGCCAATATGACCATGCATCATGCCGACGTCATCTTGGCAGTTGGCGCACGTTTTGATGACCGTGTCACTAATAATGTCAAAAAATTCTGTCCAAATGCGACGATTATTCATATTGATATTGATCCTACCTCTATTTCAAAAACGATTAATGCGCATATTCCGATCGTGGGTGATGTTAAATCTGTCCTGACCGATATACTAGAGATTGTTGGTGAAGATAAAGAATTAGATCAACCAGCATTGTTGGATTGGTGGTCACAGATTAATGAGTGGCGTAAGCGTCATGGCCTGCGTTATGACACCAGCACTGATAATGGCATTAAGCCCCAAGCGGTCGTTCAAGCCTTAGATAAAGTGACGAATAGTAACGCTATTATCACCAGTGACGTCGGTCAGCATCAGATGTTTGCAGCGCTTTATTATACCTATAATGAGCCGCGCCAATGGCTAAACTCAGGTGGTTTAGGGACGATGGGTGTTGGCTTGCCGTATGCGATGGCAGCCAAACTAGCTAACCCTGAGCGTGACGTGGTTTGTATCACGGGTGAAGGCTCTATTCAGATGAATATTCAAGAGCTCTCAACCTGCTTACAATATAATTTGCCGGTTAAAATCCTAAACCTAAATAACGCCCAATTAGGCATGGTGAAGCAATGGCAAGATATGCTGTATGAAGGTCGTCACGCCCATTCTTATATGAATTCACTACCAGACTTTGTCAAACTCGCTGAAAGCTATGGTCACGTCGGTATCAAGATTACTGATCCTGCGACCATGGAAGCACAATTGGCGGAAGCCATGGCAATAACAGATAGATTGGTATTTATTGACGTTTATGTCGATCGTAACGAGCATGTATATCCGATGCAAATCGCTGGGCAAGCAATGCGTGATATGTGGTTAACAAAAGGGGAGCGTACCTAA
- a CDS encoding cupin-like domain-containing protein → MKAELNTSERLPQEWNDWVATNIIRGVQAETIVQTLKDNHFSDTQIKAALSDDSKVAANDSKQSIRRLPNNWKGWVATNLLEGTSKNSIAKVLAKQGFSHAEILLEIETASKSPYLQAGVKATKLLKKREWLLNTCDDLAKLDPGYSQQIEVIDTPLFEVFIKDYYSKHKPVVLKKGIDHWPALKKWSPHYFADTIGDAEIQVQFNRETDALFERHSDKYRKSMLMSEFVNMIENDGESNNYYMTANNTQQNVEAIRPVLDDIGDFGEGYRQLLDNDAAFSTYFWMGPKGTFTPLHHDLTNNMLVQVYGFKKVTLIPAWQVPWLYNDLHVYSEVDFPNFDLKEHPLMQHVTPVEVTIKAGEALFIPIGWWHCVNGLEKSISISFTNFNAPNNYSASFMEAQG, encoded by the coding sequence ATGAAGGCAGAATTAAACACGTCAGAACGCTTACCTCAGGAATGGAATGACTGGGTAGCGACTAATATAATTCGCGGTGTCCAAGCAGAGACAATTGTTCAAACGCTAAAGGATAATCACTTTTCAGACACTCAAATCAAAGCCGCTCTGAGTGATGATTCCAAGGTGGCGGCAAACGACAGTAAACAATCAATTCGTAGACTGCCAAATAATTGGAAAGGATGGGTCGCTACCAATTTGCTTGAAGGCACGAGTAAAAACAGTATTGCGAAAGTATTGGCTAAGCAAGGCTTTAGTCACGCAGAGATATTGCTAGAAATAGAGACGGCCTCTAAAAGCCCTTACCTACAAGCAGGCGTTAAAGCCACCAAGCTACTAAAAAAACGAGAATGGCTTCTTAATACTTGTGACGACTTAGCCAAGTTAGATCCCGGCTACAGCCAACAAATTGAGGTGATTGATACGCCGCTGTTTGAGGTATTTATCAAGGATTACTATAGTAAGCATAAGCCTGTGGTGCTTAAAAAAGGTATCGATCATTGGCCAGCACTGAAGAAATGGAGCCCGCATTATTTTGCAGATACGATAGGCGATGCGGAAATTCAGGTGCAGTTTAATCGCGAGACTGATGCGCTTTTTGAACGTCATTCCGATAAGTATCGTAAATCAATGCTGATGTCTGAATTTGTCAATATGATAGAAAATGACGGTGAAAGTAATAACTACTATATGACTGCTAATAACACACAACAAAACGTTGAAGCCATTAGACCAGTATTGGATGACATCGGTGATTTTGGTGAAGGCTATCGCCAGCTTTTAGATAATGATGCAGCTTTTAGTACCTATTTCTGGATGGGACCCAAAGGTACCTTTACGCCATTGCATCATGACTTAACTAACAACATGTTGGTTCAAGTATATGGCTTTAAGAAGGTTACGTTGATTCCAGCGTGGCAAGTGCCTTGGCTCTATAATGATTTGCACGTTTATAGTGAAGTAGATTTTCCTAATTTTGATTTAAAGGAACATCCATTAATGCAACATGTGACCCCAGTTGAAGTCACTATTAAAGCTGGCGAGGCGCTATTTATTCCTATAGGGTGGTGGCATTGTGTGAATGGACTGGAGAAATCCATTAGCATTAGTTTTACTAACTTTAATGCACCAAACAACTATTCTGCAA
- a CDS encoding electron transfer flavoprotein subunit beta/FixA family protein, translating to MKALVAVKRVIDYNVKVRVKADNSGVDLSNTKMSINPFDEIAVEEAVRLKEAGVIDEIIVASIGPKESQEQIRAALALGADRGVLVLTDDKPYPLQIAKILKNIAESEGTDIILLGKQAIDDDNNQTGQMLAALMGIGQGTFASEVKVEGDKVNVTREIDGGLQTLALELPAVITTDLRLNEPRYAKLPNIMKAKKKPLDEKTPADFGVDMASKQEIIKVVPPAERKAGIKVGSVDELVDKLRNEAKVI from the coding sequence ATGAAAGCATTAGTAGCGGTCAAGCGTGTCATTGATTACAACGTAAAAGTTCGTGTAAAAGCTGACAACTCTGGCGTTGATTTATCAAACACTAAGATGTCAATCAACCCTTTTGATGAGATTGCAGTAGAAGAAGCGGTTCGTCTAAAAGAAGCGGGTGTGATTGATGAAATCATTGTTGCTTCAATCGGTCCAAAAGAATCACAAGAGCAAATTCGTGCAGCGTTAGCATTGGGCGCTGATCGTGGTGTTTTAGTGTTGACTGATGACAAGCCGTATCCATTACAAATTGCTAAGATCCTCAAAAATATCGCCGAGAGTGAAGGCACTGATATTATCTTATTGGGTAAGCAAGCCATTGATGATGATAACAACCAGACTGGTCAGATGCTAGCGGCATTGATGGGTATCGGTCAGGGTACGTTTGCATCAGAAGTGAAGGTTGAAGGCGATAAAGTAAACGTGACTCGTGAAATCGACGGTGGTTTACAGACGTTAGCACTTGAGCTACCAGCGGTTATTACCACTGATTTGCGTTTGAATGAGCCTCGTTATGCTAAATTGCCTAACATCATGAAAGCGAAGAAAAAGCCACTTGACGAAAAAACGCCTGCTGATTTTGGTGTTGATATGGCCTCTAAGCAAGAGATCATTAAAGTTGTGCCACCTGCTGAACGTAAAGCTGGCATCAAAGTGGGTTCAGTGGATGAGTTGGTCGATAAGCTAAGAAACGAAGCAAAAGTCATTTAA
- a CDS encoding FAD-binding protein, whose amino-acid sequence MAILVYAEHDNASLKKATLNTIAAAKQMGDDIHVLVAGSGAQAVADQAAKAEGVTKVLLADNAAYEHQLAGNVALLVADIAGDYSHILAPATTTGKNFMPRVAALLDVSMLSEISAVVDAQTFERPIYAGNATATVKTTEDKVVMTVRTTAFDPVASEGGSATVETIDNVQETGKASFVNEEMAKSDRPELTSAGIVVSGGRALANGENFTKYIEPLADKLGAAVGASRAAVDAGYVPNDMQVGQTGKIVAPDLYIAAGISGAIQHLAGMKDSKVIVAINNDPEAPIASVADYFLEADLFTALPELTSKV is encoded by the coding sequence ATGGCAATTTTGGTATATGCAGAACATGACAATGCCAGTCTAAAAAAGGCAACTTTGAATACCATCGCTGCTGCTAAGCAAATGGGTGATGATATCCATGTGTTGGTTGCAGGTAGTGGTGCTCAAGCTGTCGCTGACCAAGCAGCTAAAGCAGAAGGCGTGACTAAAGTATTATTAGCAGACAACGCTGCTTATGAGCATCAATTGGCGGGTAACGTCGCGCTATTGGTTGCTGATATCGCGGGTGATTACAGCCATATCCTTGCACCTGCTACCACTACTGGTAAGAACTTTATGCCACGCGTTGCCGCTTTACTTGACGTAAGCATGCTATCAGAAATCTCAGCCGTCGTAGATGCGCAAACATTTGAGCGTCCTATCTATGCTGGTAACGCCACAGCAACTGTTAAGACCACAGAAGATAAAGTTGTTATGACAGTACGTACCACGGCTTTTGACCCAGTAGCAAGCGAAGGTGGTTCAGCTACTGTTGAGACAATCGACAACGTGCAAGAAACTGGCAAAGCAAGCTTCGTTAATGAAGAGATGGCGAAATCTGACCGTCCTGAATTGACTTCAGCAGGCATTGTGGTTTCTGGTGGTCGTGCATTGGCAAATGGTGAAAACTTCACCAAATATATCGAACCATTGGCTGATAAACTTGGCGCTGCCGTTGGTGCATCACGTGCCGCTGTTGATGCAGGGTATGTACCAAACGATATGCAGGTCGGTCAAACGGGTAAAATCGTTGCACCAGACTTATATATCGCAGCGGGCATTTCAGGCGCGATTCAGCATTTAGCGGGTATGAAAGATTCTAAAGTTATTGTTGCTATCAACAATGACCCAGAAGCACCTATCGCTAGCGTTGCTGATTACTTCTTAGAAGCTGATTTATTTACAGCATTACCTGAGCTTACTAGCAAGGTTTAA
- the ilvC gene encoding ketol-acid reductoisomerase, with translation MNVYYDKDCDLSIIQGKKVAIIGYGSQGHAHALNLQDSDVDVTVGLRANSGSWKKAENAGLKVAEVEEAVKAADVIMILTPDEFQKELYNDVIEPNIKEGATLAFAHGFAIHYNQVVPRGDLDVIMVAPKAPGHTVRSEFAKGGGIPDLIAIYQDASGQAKQLALSYAAGVGGGRSGIIETTFKDETETDLFGEQAVLCGGAVELVKMGFETLTEAGYAPEMAYFECLHELKLIVDLMYEGGIADMNYSISNNAEYGEYVTGPEVINEQSREAMRNALKRIQSGEYAKMFISEGATNYPSMTARRRNNAEHQIEITGAKLRGMMPWIGGNKIIDKEKN, from the coding sequence ATGAACGTTTATTATGATAAAGATTGTGATCTATCAATCATCCAAGGCAAAAAAGTTGCCATCATTGGTTACGGTTCACAAGGCCATGCACACGCGCTTAACCTACAAGATTCAGACGTTGATGTGACCGTTGGTCTACGTGCTAACTCTGGCTCATGGAAAAAAGCGGAAAACGCAGGTCTGAAAGTAGCTGAAGTAGAAGAAGCGGTAAAAGCCGCTGATGTCATCATGATTTTGACGCCTGATGAGTTTCAAAAAGAGCTTTATAACGACGTGATTGAGCCTAACATCAAAGAGGGCGCGACCCTAGCCTTTGCTCATGGTTTTGCGATTCATTATAACCAAGTCGTTCCACGTGGTGATCTTGATGTCATTATGGTTGCACCAAAAGCACCAGGTCATACGGTACGTTCAGAGTTTGCAAAAGGCGGTGGTATTCCTGATCTTATCGCTATCTACCAAGATGCCTCAGGTCAAGCCAAACAGTTAGCACTATCTTATGCTGCTGGCGTTGGTGGTGGTCGTTCAGGTATTATCGAAACAACCTTTAAAGATGAAACTGAGACTGACCTCTTTGGTGAGCAAGCGGTACTTTGCGGCGGTGCAGTAGAGCTGGTTAAAATGGGCTTTGAAACCCTAACTGAAGCTGGCTACGCCCCAGAAATGGCTTACTTTGAGTGCTTGCATGAGCTTAAGCTTATCGTAGACCTCATGTATGAAGGCGGTATCGCTGATATGAACTATTCAATCAGTAACAATGCTGAATATGGCGAATACGTAACTGGTCCTGAAGTCATCAATGAGCAATCACGTGAAGCCATGCGTAATGCCCTAAAACGCATTCAGTCTGGTGAGTACGCGAAGATGTTTATCTCTGAAGGCGCAACCAACTATCCATCAATGACGGCTCGTCGTCGTAACAATGCAGAGCATCAAATCGAAATCACTGGCGCTAAGCTACGTGGCATGATGCCTTGGATCGGTGGTAACAAAATCATCGATAAAGAAAAAAACTAA